In Parageobacillus sp. KH3-4, the genomic window TGTAGTAACCATCGCGGTATTTTTTAATCTCATACGCCAAGCGGCGTTTTCCCCAATCCGTCACGTTTGTAATTTCCGCGCCGTTTTCTTTTAAAATATTATTGAAACGATCCACTAATGCTTGTCTCGCTTCATCGTCTAAATTTGGGCGGATAATGTACATGATTTCGTATTTTCTCATGTTCGTCACCTCCTTTTGGTCTAAGCGGCCCTTTCGATTAAGGGCAAGGAGTAAAACAATTACTCACGTTCTTTGATTATATCATGACAAAAAACGATAAGCAATATTAAACATTAAAGCGGAAATAAATAATATCGCCGTCCTGCACTTCGTAATCTTTCCCCTCTAACCGGATTTTTCCTGCCTCGCGCGCCGCCGCCATCGATCCAGCCGCGACTAAATCCTCGTAAGAAACCGTTTCCGCGCGAATAAATCCCCGTTCAAAATCCGAGTGAATAATTCCCGCGCACTCTGGAGCTTTCATCCCTCGCCGGAACGTCCATGCGCGCACTTCTTGTTCCCCAGCGGTAAAAAACGTTGCCAATCCGAGCAAGTTATATGACGCGCGAATTAATTGGTCCAGCCCCGATTGTTCGATGCCAAGTTCTCGTAAAAACAGCTCTTTTTCCTCATCATCCAATTGCGCGATTTCTTCTTCAATTTTGGCGCAAACAACGATTACCTCGGCGTTATCGCTTTGCGCGAATTCGCGGACTTGTTTGACAAACGGGTTGTCATCTGGATTGGCGACATCTTCTTCCCCGACGTTCGCAACATATAACATCGGTTTAATCGTTAATAGATGAAGCTGCTTTACCACCTTCATTTCCTCTTCTGTAAAGGAAAGCGTGCGCGCCGGTTTTCCTGCCTCAAACGTTTCTTTTAGGCGCATAAGAATATCGTATTCAAAAACAGCGTCTTTATCTTTTTGTTTCGCGATTTTGCCGA contains:
- the rpsF gene encoding 30S ribosomal protein S6; translation: MRKYEIMYIIRPNLDDEARQALVDRFNNILKENGAEITNVTDWGKRRLAYEIKKYRDGYYMIINVVSEPKAVQEFDRLARINDDIIRHIVVREEE
- the ychF gene encoding redox-regulated ATPase YchF — its product is MGLTAGIVGLPNVGKSTLFNAITKAGAESANYPFCTIEPNVGIVEVPDERLKVLTEMFKPKRTVPTVFEFTDIAGIVKGASKGEGLGNKFLSHIRQVDAICQVVRCFTDENITHVAGKVDPLADIETINLELVFADLETVDKRIDRVGKIAKQKDKDAVFEYDILMRLKETFEAGKPARTLSFTEEEMKVVKQLHLLTIKPMLYVANVGEEDVANPDDNPFVKQVREFAQSDNAEVIVVCAKIEEEIAQLDDEEKELFLRELGIEQSGLDQLIRASYNLLGLATFFTAGEQEVRAWTFRRGMKAPECAGIIHSDFERGFIRAETVSYEDLVAAGSMAAAREAGKIRLEGKDYEVQDGDIIYFRFNV